In Candidatus Nitronauta litoralis, one DNA window encodes the following:
- a CDS encoding cation:proton antiporter, with protein sequence MIRPHDSIIVQTLGRFLVPVVQIFGLYVLFFGQYGPGGGFVGGVILGTGMILSVLIFGHDASRSQIAKKILHGDGVGMLIYAGVGGLCMIGGGEFLNYANLEIPGLEEASRRSLGIVLTQVGVAVDVAVTAVSIVFSLSAEEIMEDSING encoded by the coding sequence ATGATACGTCCACACGACAGCATTATCGTACAGACGTTAGGACGGTTCCTCGTTCCTGTCGTCCAGATATTTGGCTTGTATGTTCTGTTTTTTGGGCAATACGGACCAGGGGGAGGATTTGTGGGCGGGGTAATTCTGGGTACTGGGATGATCTTGTCGGTTTTGATATTTGGTCACGATGCTTCCCGGAGTCAAATTGCAAAAAAGATTTTACATGGTGATGGGGTCGGGATGCTGATCTATGCGGGAGTAGGCGGCCTGTGTATGATTGGAGGTGGAGAGTTTCTGAATTATGCGAATCTGGAAATTCCAGGGCTTGAAGAGGCTTCCAGAAGGTCTTTGGGGATCGTGCTCACGCAAGTTGGTGTGGCCGTGGATGTAGCGGTAACAGCCGTTTCCATTGTGTTCAGCTTGTCTGCTGAAGAGATTATGGAGGATTCCATAAATGGCTGA
- a CDS encoding DUF4040 domain-containing protein: protein MIFSFEILLLLLLLVTAAGAIMVKDLMSSVLLLGSYSFFLALVWAWFGAVDVAFVEAVVGAGLGTVLFLLTLFGTAPKDTRLRRPPPTLSTLIVFPLLGVLLLYAANDLPGFGDPNSPASVHISPTYLERSYQDTHTPNVVTSVLMDYRSLDTMVETVVIFTAGIACALLLRRHV from the coding sequence TTGATTTTTTCATTTGAAATTCTTTTGCTTCTTTTGCTGCTTGTTACCGCCGCAGGAGCAATCATGGTCAAGGATTTGATGAGTTCCGTCCTGCTCCTGGGATCTTATAGCTTTTTCCTTGCGTTGGTATGGGCATGGTTCGGGGCTGTTGATGTCGCCTTTGTGGAAGCAGTTGTAGGGGCTGGGTTGGGAACAGTTCTCTTCCTGTTAACCTTATTCGGCACCGCTCCCAAAGACACTCGGCTTAGACGTCCTCCTCCCACTTTGTCGACGTTAATTGTTTTCCCTTTATTGGGAGTTCTTTTGCTCTATGCCGCAAATGACCTTCCTGGATTTGGGGACCCGAATTCTCCTGCGAGTGTCCATATCTCGCCGACTTATCTGGAGCGGAGCTATCAGGATACCCACACCCCGAATGTTGTGACTTCGGTGCTGATGGACTACCGATCGCTTGATACGATGGTCGAAACCGTGGTGATTTTTACTGCGGGTATTGCGTGTGCTTTATTGCTCAGGAGGCATGTTTAA
- a CDS encoding NADH-quinone oxidoreductase subunit M yields the protein MAMLMDHLISWMIAVPFLGIVILAFVRKVESIRRIAFIITLVEFFLSLILWGGFDPTQHEMQFVERVMWMSTFNIQYAVGVDGISILLVLLTAFLCPLCILCSWTGITTRVRAYLSLILLVEGAMIVVFTALDLFLFFMLWEVTMIPMYFMIILWGGPNRIAAGLKFVLYSLTGSLLLLVGILGIYLNGGHTYDLLVLSEQTYSSSTQFWLFLAFFLAFAIKMPMVPFHTWLPDAHSEAPTAGSVILAGVLLKMGGYGFLRFCLPMFPEASANFAPFILWLSVIAIIYGGYLALAQSDLKKLVAYSSVSHMGFVTLGIFVFNSQGIQGAVLQMFNHGITTAALFIAVGQLYDRTHSRAISDYGGLHKPMPRFVAFFFLFSVAAFGLPGTCNFIGEFLVLVGTSYVSFAMVLISMGGILLAASYMLWMLQRLVLGEPKTEAAKVLPDLSNRELATLIPLAIMILGIGLYPGPLMEAMDTSVLQLIEETTGSQLDEVTQLPVVK from the coding sequence ATGGCTATGTTGATGGATCATCTGATTAGTTGGATGATTGCTGTTCCTTTTTTAGGAATCGTCATTCTGGCTTTTGTGCGTAAAGTTGAATCGATTCGAAGAATAGCTTTTATCATCACCTTGGTGGAGTTTTTTCTTTCGCTGATTCTCTGGGGAGGATTTGACCCCACCCAGCATGAAATGCAGTTCGTGGAACGCGTGATGTGGATGTCCACGTTCAATATTCAGTATGCAGTTGGTGTTGACGGCATCAGCATACTTCTGGTGCTTCTCACCGCTTTTCTTTGCCCGCTTTGCATTCTTTGTTCCTGGACCGGAATCACAACACGGGTAAGAGCCTACCTGTCGTTAATCCTGCTGGTTGAAGGCGCGATGATCGTGGTCTTCACTGCCCTCGACCTTTTCCTGTTTTTCATGCTTTGGGAAGTCACGATGATTCCCATGTATTTCATGATCATTCTATGGGGAGGTCCCAATCGTATTGCCGCCGGGCTTAAATTTGTGTTGTACAGCCTGACAGGAAGCCTGCTCCTGCTGGTGGGAATATTGGGTATTTATCTCAACGGTGGGCATACCTACGACCTGTTGGTGTTGTCTGAACAAACTTATTCTTCCAGCACTCAATTCTGGTTATTCCTGGCATTCTTCCTGGCCTTTGCCATAAAAATGCCAATGGTTCCTTTTCATACCTGGCTGCCGGACGCTCACTCTGAAGCCCCTACCGCTGGCAGTGTGATTCTGGCCGGGGTGTTATTGAAAATGGGAGGATACGGGTTCCTGCGGTTTTGTCTGCCGATGTTTCCGGAGGCTTCAGCGAATTTTGCTCCTTTTATTTTATGGTTGTCTGTCATTGCGATTATCTATGGCGGGTATCTCGCGCTGGCGCAATCGGATTTGAAAAAACTCGTAGCCTATTCCTCGGTCTCTCACATGGGGTTTGTTACCCTCGGGATTTTTGTATTCAATAGCCAGGGTATTCAGGGAGCAGTATTGCAAATGTTTAATCATGGGATCACAACTGCCGCCTTGTTTATTGCTGTGGGACAATTATACGACCGCACTCACAGTCGTGCGATATCGGACTACGGTGGTTTGCATAAGCCCATGCCAAGGTTTGTGGCGTTTTTCTTTTTGTTTTCCGTCGCCGCCTTTGGGTTGCCGGGCACCTGTAATTTTATTGGTGAGTTTTTAGTTCTGGTAGGAACATCCTATGTCAGTTTTGCCATGGTGCTTATTTCCATGGGCGGTATTCTATTGGCGGCCTCTTATATGTTGTGGATGCTCCAGAGGCTGGTGTTGGGAGAGCCAAAAACCGAAGCCGCTAAAGTTCTCCCGGATTTGTCGAACCGGGAACTGGCTACCCTGATTCCATTAGCCATTATGATATTGGGAATTGGTTTGTACCCAGGTCCTTTAATGGAGGCGATGGACACGAGTGTGCTTCAACTCATTGAAGAAACTACTGGATCCCAGTTAGATGAGGTGACTCAGCTTCCGGTTGTGAAGTAA
- a CDS encoding phosphotransferase: protein MQKTEIEKSGILSNQGIDRNFKTLILEVQKQVQNTREVLDQPDGKRKNKILSRDDYIDNLKSLIENKCFYSNLKGNLEKRDVDLIRAINIITSNLEHIADYSVNIISQLHYLDDPLFLHNFEYKPLFDEVTGALKLVEKSLRKRDINQAFKICRSEQTIDSLFAMQFKKIMDDLRKGRNIENLVTTLFILRYLERMGDQMLNIGEAIIFAGVGEKLKISHIEALEDSMEGIDIHGPITNLSIESFLETKSGCRINRIQGPETADQETGVIFKEGQIDKLEQENKNIRLWEKIKPGLPPRVFGFNKNGKSASILLEFLNGTTLQKALLESNRGLLDKAMNQLTEDLEDLWLKSKNPQPVQANFINQTSQRIEDIFHTHPDFKLLEKQIGSHRTLSLPALLEQTQKIEEEIGGAPFSVLIHGDFNIDNVLFNEADSTIHFIDLHRSKPQDYVQDISVFILSNFRLPVFVNRIRKNINNMTLRMFCFGRNFAKKQKDPTYEARLALGLIRSFTTSTRFEFNKEFASTMLLRAVYLMEKLMGFRGKPWAQFRLPQEVLSY, encoded by the coding sequence ATGCAAAAAACTGAAATTGAAAAAAGCGGCATTTTATCCAATCAAGGAATTGACCGTAATTTTAAAACATTGATCTTGGAAGTTCAAAAACAGGTCCAAAATACACGCGAGGTTCTTGATCAGCCTGATGGCAAACGGAAAAATAAGATTCTTTCCCGCGATGACTATATCGATAATTTAAAAAGCCTGATTGAAAACAAGTGTTTCTACAGCAATCTCAAAGGTAATCTTGAAAAACGGGATGTTGATCTGATCCGGGCTATTAATATTATTACTTCAAACCTGGAGCATATTGCCGACTATTCGGTCAATATTATTTCACAACTGCATTATTTGGACGATCCACTTTTTTTGCATAATTTCGAATACAAGCCTTTGTTCGACGAAGTGACCGGGGCATTGAAGCTTGTTGAAAAATCTCTTCGAAAGCGCGACATAAACCAGGCCTTTAAAATCTGCAGGTCCGAGCAAACGATCGATAGTCTTTTTGCAATGCAATTTAAAAAAATAATGGATGATCTCCGCAAGGGGCGAAACATTGAAAACCTGGTCACAACCCTTTTTATACTGCGTTACCTGGAACGGATGGGAGACCAGATGTTGAATATTGGCGAAGCCATTATCTTCGCAGGTGTCGGTGAAAAACTCAAAATCAGCCACATAGAAGCCCTTGAGGATTCCATGGAAGGTATCGATATCCACGGGCCCATCACCAATCTCAGTATTGAATCATTTCTTGAGACCAAATCTGGTTGCAGAATAAACAGAATTCAGGGGCCGGAAACTGCGGACCAGGAAACAGGGGTTATATTCAAGGAAGGCCAGATCGACAAACTCGAACAGGAAAACAAAAATATCAGGCTGTGGGAAAAAATCAAACCCGGGTTGCCTCCCCGGGTGTTTGGGTTTAACAAAAATGGGAAATCAGCTTCCATACTTCTTGAATTTCTAAACGGGACAACACTTCAAAAAGCACTTTTGGAATCCAATCGTGGATTACTGGACAAAGCCATGAACCAGTTGACAGAGGATCTGGAAGACCTCTGGTTAAAATCTAAAAACCCCCAACCAGTGCAGGCAAATTTCATAAATCAAACAAGTCAACGAATAGAAGATATTTTCCATACGCACCCGGATTTTAAGCTGCTTGAAAAACAAATTGGAAGCCACCGCACATTGTCTCTTCCCGCTCTTCTTGAACAAACCCAAAAGATTGAGGAAGAAATTGGAGGGGCTCCATTTTCCGTATTGATCCACGGTGATTTTAATATAGACAATGTTTTGTTTAATGAGGCCGATAGCACAATTCATTTTATTGACCTTCATCGGTCCAAACCGCAGGATTACGTTCAGGATATCTCAGTATTCATTCTGTCAAACTTCAGGTTGCCTGTATTTGTTAACCGAATTCGTAAAAACATTAACAACATGACGTTAAGGATGTTTTGCTTTGGCAGGAATTTTGCCAAAAAACAGAAAGATCCAACCTATGAGGCCAGGTTGGCACTAGGTTTGATTCGTTCCTTTACAACTTCAACCCGGTTTGAATTCAATAAGGAATTTGCCTCCACCATGCTGTTAAGAGCAGTGTACTTGATGGAAAAATTAATGGGTTTTAGAGGAAAACCCTGGGCTCAGTTCCGGCTTCCTCAAGAGGTTCTTTCATATTGA
- a CDS encoding hydrogenase 4 subunit B, translated as MIHQLPVVLFLLPLFAAISMPVVCLKHRHWSQPISMAILSAMVLVSILNLLYVIEHGEMRYVFGGWAAPFGIEWVADGLASVIMVVLSALGLLGVVFTVSTVPKDLGGRIVHYYTLVLLLISAMTGIVFAGDLFNLFVFLEVAAISSYALIGLAGGRALFAAFRYLVLGTLGASLYLLGVSYLYAVSGTLNMSDLAVIIPSLLSSKALVGGLLFMFIGLGIKMALVPFHSWMPEAYSYAPESVSPILASLVTKVALLAWIRVIYWVFNASIVIYNIPILLLVEVLGALAAIIGASLALAQKDIKMMFAYGGISHIGIILIGIGQGNATGFAGGIFYLLNDAVMQAALFFLAGVAFCQYGVRTVEDIGRVGKHAPWLTGSLIVVAMGMIGLPPTGGFFGKWYIILGALDAGNYVSVAAVLLSTLLTLAYFVKLFEGIFRKTSTPSDIPSSEIPFSFKLTLGITSAAVVILGLLSAPIVELLLSRTLPPGL; from the coding sequence ATGATTCACCAACTTCCCGTAGTCCTGTTCCTCCTCCCATTGTTTGCCGCTATCTCCATGCCGGTGGTTTGTCTGAAACACCGACATTGGAGTCAGCCAATTTCCATGGCAATTCTTTCTGCAATGGTGCTGGTCTCGATCTTAAATCTGTTATACGTCATTGAACATGGGGAGATGAGGTATGTGTTTGGCGGGTGGGCTGCGCCCTTTGGCATTGAATGGGTGGCTGATGGATTAGCAAGTGTGATCATGGTGGTATTGAGTGCCCTGGGCTTGTTGGGGGTGGTGTTTACGGTATCAACAGTCCCGAAGGATCTGGGTGGACGAATCGTCCACTATTATACGTTGGTGCTGCTATTGATTTCAGCCATGACGGGTATTGTGTTTGCCGGGGACTTATTCAATCTGTTCGTGTTTTTAGAGGTTGCTGCTATTTCGAGTTACGCTCTTATTGGTTTAGCAGGAGGAAGAGCCCTGTTTGCAGCTTTTCGATATCTTGTTTTGGGGACTCTGGGTGCCTCCCTTTATCTTTTAGGGGTGAGTTATCTTTATGCGGTGAGTGGCACACTGAATATGTCGGATTTGGCTGTCATAATTCCCTCCTTACTCAGTTCTAAAGCTTTGGTGGGTGGACTGCTTTTTATGTTTATTGGTCTGGGAATCAAAATGGCCCTGGTTCCATTCCATTCATGGATGCCGGAAGCCTACTCCTATGCACCCGAGTCCGTTTCTCCAATTCTGGCTTCACTCGTCACTAAAGTAGCGCTTTTGGCGTGGATCAGGGTGATTTACTGGGTCTTTAACGCTTCAATTGTTATTTATAATATTCCGATTTTGTTATTGGTAGAAGTTCTTGGCGCATTGGCGGCGATCATAGGGGCGAGTCTGGCTCTGGCTCAGAAGGATATTAAAATGATGTTTGCCTATGGAGGGATTTCCCACATCGGCATTATTCTTATTGGAATCGGCCAGGGCAACGCAACGGGTTTTGCGGGAGGTATTTTTTATTTACTGAATGATGCTGTTATGCAGGCTGCCTTGTTCTTTTTAGCAGGCGTGGCGTTTTGTCAATATGGGGTCAGAACTGTTGAAGACATTGGCCGTGTTGGGAAGCACGCTCCGTGGCTTACGGGATCGTTAATTGTTGTGGCTATGGGCATGATTGGCCTGCCTCCGACAGGTGGGTTTTTTGGAAAGTGGTACATCATTCTTGGGGCGTTGGATGCGGGCAATTATGTTTCGGTAGCTGCGGTTTTACTCTCTACGCTCTTGACACTTGCTTATTTCGTTAAACTGTTCGAGGGAATTTTCCGAAAAACCTCAACTCCATCAGACATTCCATCGAGTGAAATTCCCTTTTCCTTTAAACTGACCCTGGGTATCACATCTGCGGCAGTTGTGATTCTTGGATTATTGAGCGCTCCCATTGTTGAGCTCTTGCTGAGCCGGACTCTGCCACCAGGTCTCTAA
- a CDS encoding amphi-Trp domain-containing protein, translating into MASMDDEFRHESLQDTESIRNYLQALLDGFENGRILFGTRKKKLILEPNGLLNLAVKARRKNKEVRISVKINWKEEKDGKDAGKDLLEIKPGKKKNR; encoded by the coding sequence ATGGCTTCAATGGATGACGAATTTCGTCACGAATCTCTTCAAGATACAGAATCCATTCGTAACTACCTTCAAGCCCTCCTGGATGGTTTTGAAAATGGACGGATTTTGTTTGGTACCCGCAAAAAAAAATTAATCCTTGAGCCCAACGGGTTGTTAAACCTTGCCGTTAAGGCACGACGAAAAAATAAGGAAGTAAGGATTTCAGTGAAAATTAACTGGAAAGAAGAAAAAGACGGCAAAGATGCAGGAAAAGACCTGCTTGAAATCAAGCCCGGTAAAAAGAAGAACCGGTAA
- a CDS encoding cation:proton antiporter subunit C has product MADAILAVFQRPNFLVFVIIFLWGFYIMVTRYNLVKKLIGMYLVQTSVIFFLVSISAKRGATVPVLVSTTEPVQAASYANPLPHVLTLTAIVVGVATTGVGLALCAAIYRRYGSLDEQKILEKLE; this is encoded by the coding sequence ATGGCTGATGCAATTCTCGCAGTTTTCCAGCGACCCAATTTTCTGGTTTTCGTCATCATATTTCTTTGGGGTTTTTATATCATGGTCACCCGATACAATCTCGTGAAGAAACTCATCGGGATGTATCTGGTGCAAACCAGCGTGATATTTTTTCTGGTATCTATTAGTGCGAAGAGGGGCGCTACGGTTCCTGTGCTCGTGTCAACCACTGAACCGGTGCAAGCCGCCAGTTACGCGAATCCGTTGCCTCATGTATTAACGCTGACAGCCATTGTGGTCGGTGTAGCGACTACAGGAGTGGGGTTAGCCTTGTGCGCGGCGATCTATAGAAGATATGGAAGCCTTGACGAACAAAAAATCCTCGAAAAACTAGAATGA
- a CDS encoding zinc-dependent peptidase has protein sequence MWQWLRNTQRKKILSASFPEEWERCIQSNIQNYHHLNAEEKQRLRNLVQVFIAEKDWVGCNGLEMTDEIRVIIAAHACLLILALPNDYYRKVESIYVYPTTVLSPENSIGFFEVRTTPVSGPMPILGEAHRRGPVILVWDAVKRETRHPEHGHNVVYHEFAHKLDMLDDSADGTPPLATPEEYQRWVEVCSKEYLKLCDQVEQGRPTFLDSYAATNEAEFFAVATEYFFSKPETMKDHHPILYQVLQGFYRQDPANRAVAHRLF, from the coding sequence ATGTGGCAATGGCTTCGCAATACTCAGCGAAAAAAAATACTGTCTGCTTCTTTTCCAGAAGAGTGGGAGAGGTGTATTCAAAGTAACATCCAAAACTACCATCACCTCAATGCTGAAGAAAAACAGCGCCTACGGAACCTTGTTCAGGTCTTTATTGCTGAAAAGGATTGGGTGGGATGCAATGGCCTGGAAATGACCGATGAGATTCGCGTGATTATCGCGGCCCATGCCTGCTTGTTGATCCTGGCGTTGCCAAATGACTATTACCGAAAAGTGGAATCTATATATGTTTATCCAACAACCGTTCTTTCTCCCGAAAATTCCATAGGATTTTTCGAAGTTCGTACGACACCTGTATCCGGTCCGATGCCAATTCTGGGGGAAGCCCATCGACGCGGTCCGGTGATTCTCGTCTGGGATGCAGTGAAAAGGGAAACCCGCCATCCGGAACACGGCCATAATGTTGTTTATCACGAATTCGCTCATAAACTGGATATGCTCGATGACAGTGCTGACGGTACTCCACCCCTGGCAACTCCTGAGGAATATCAGCGATGGGTTGAAGTCTGTTCCAAAGAATATCTGAAGTTATGTGACCAGGTGGAACAGGGCAGGCCTACTTTCCTGGACAGTTATGCGGCAACCAATGAAGCGGAGTTTTTCGCGGTGGCGACCGAATATTTTTTCAGTAAGCCTGAAACCATGAAAGACCATCATCCAATACTTTATCAGGTGTTACAGGGTTTTTATCGGCAGGATCCAGCAAATAGAGCCGTTGCCCACCGACTTTTTTAG
- a CDS encoding NADH-quinone oxidoreductase subunit L has product MAIFILIPLLPLLASILLFTGGRRWGENGHRIGIPAIGLSFALSVAAFVEVLGNGPFSVSLYRLFQSGSLTIDISLYVDQLTVLLLLLVTGVSGVVHVYSSRYMIGEPRYNRFFAVIALFTFSMILLVMSGNLLMLLISWEVMGICSYLLISHAAERPSAGKAATKAFLVNAVADIGLSFGIILTFFTFGTLDIQTILAQAEGMQDHTINILGWMGMELFIHPVTVIPFFLFMGAMGKSAQMPFHVWLPFAMEAPTPVSALIHAATMVNAGPFLLVRLSPLFVLSPCAMTFIFIVGAATAVFAGIVSLTQSDIKKILAYSTISQIGFMVMACGLGAFAVAIFHLLAHGCYKAFFFLSTGNSLRSVEQDLEHADHEHHNSDGMGVLYGGALLLALLPPFVLFSGSYENLWKVTGFASASLGFKVIGLITVFVASQYLFKGVTSIFAHGPKTYWPASGEYGQEAQFARPKLFNSSILTGLVLALVLVGGLMTLFWNWFANFLAPVFIFQKVLLGAGEVEQGVSVWLVVSLGVAAVGWAYAYLNQNRSQHQLSRSIWKSNRFYVLFWNKGYFDEIYDVYLIKPTIRFAHWMWQRIDIKVIDRFIHSIANYSVNFARWLWRIMDVSIIDRFIHFIASYSVKFAGRLWRIVDIRWLEKNVGEMAEQVNDAGQILQEMESRTIQHQLLVMIFWLVAMTGLLYFLV; this is encoded by the coding sequence ATGGCCATTTTCATCCTCATTCCTTTGCTTCCGCTCCTCGCTTCCATACTTCTTTTTACTGGTGGGCGACGCTGGGGTGAGAACGGTCACCGGATCGGGATTCCTGCAATCGGCCTTTCCTTTGCGCTATCCGTGGCCGCTTTTGTTGAGGTGTTGGGAAATGGTCCATTTTCTGTTTCTCTTTATCGTCTCTTTCAATCGGGCTCATTAACCATAGACATTTCGTTGTACGTCGACCAACTGACGGTTCTGCTTTTGCTCCTTGTCACAGGCGTCAGTGGAGTGGTGCATGTTTACTCTTCTCGTTACATGATAGGAGAGCCTCGCTACAATCGATTTTTCGCCGTCATAGCCCTGTTTACTTTTTCAATGATTTTGCTGGTCATGAGCGGTAACCTCCTGATGTTGTTGATCAGTTGGGAAGTCATGGGGATCTGTTCCTATTTGTTAATCTCTCATGCAGCCGAGCGGCCATCAGCAGGGAAGGCGGCCACCAAAGCTTTTCTGGTCAACGCTGTTGCAGATATCGGACTGAGCTTCGGCATCATACTTACCTTTTTTACCTTCGGCACACTCGATATCCAGACTATTCTGGCTCAGGCAGAGGGTATGCAGGACCATACCATCAATATCCTGGGATGGATGGGAATGGAGCTCTTTATCCATCCCGTCACCGTCATTCCCTTTTTCCTCTTTATGGGGGCTATGGGAAAATCAGCACAAATGCCATTTCATGTATGGTTGCCCTTCGCGATGGAAGCCCCGACTCCGGTTTCGGCACTCATTCATGCAGCCACTATGGTGAATGCAGGTCCCTTTTTGCTGGTGCGACTGAGTCCGTTGTTTGTCCTTTCTCCCTGCGCCATGACGTTTATTTTTATTGTCGGAGCTGCAACCGCAGTATTTGCCGGGATAGTTTCGCTGACTCAGTCGGACATCAAAAAGATTTTGGCCTATTCGACAATCAGTCAAATTGGATTCATGGTCATGGCATGTGGTTTAGGCGCGTTTGCAGTGGCAATTTTCCATCTTCTTGCACATGGATGTTACAAAGCCTTCTTTTTTCTATCCACCGGCAATTCGTTGAGGTCAGTGGAGCAGGATCTTGAACACGCTGACCATGAACATCACAATTCCGATGGCATGGGGGTTTTATATGGCGGGGCCTTGTTGCTGGCGCTGCTCCCTCCATTTGTGTTGTTCTCTGGGTCCTATGAAAATTTGTGGAAAGTCACAGGATTTGCTTCTGCTTCTCTCGGATTCAAAGTCATTGGCCTGATCACGGTATTTGTGGCGTCCCAGTATTTATTTAAGGGAGTGACATCGATTTTTGCTCACGGTCCAAAAACGTATTGGCCGGCTTCCGGTGAATATGGCCAGGAGGCCCAATTTGCCAGGCCGAAGCTTTTTAATAGCTCCATATTAACTGGTCTGGTTCTGGCATTGGTTCTGGTGGGTGGGTTAATGACTCTGTTTTGGAATTGGTTCGCAAACTTTCTTGCTCCGGTTTTTATTTTTCAAAAAGTCTTGTTGGGTGCCGGTGAAGTTGAACAGGGAGTTTCAGTATGGCTTGTGGTTTCCCTTGGTGTCGCTGCAGTTGGGTGGGCCTATGCTTACCTGAATCAGAACCGTTCTCAACATCAGCTTTCCAGATCCATTTGGAAAAGCAATCGTTTTTATGTTCTTTTTTGGAATAAGGGTTATTTTGATGAAATCTATGATGTATATCTGATAAAACCAACCATTCGATTTGCACACTGGATGTGGCAGAGGATTGACATAAAGGTAATAGATCGGTTCATTCATTCTATAGCTAACTATTCAGTGAATTTTGCCAGATGGCTGTGGCGAATAATGGATGTCAGCATTATTGACCGGTTCATTCATTTTATTGCGTCTTATTCTGTAAAGTTTGCCGGGCGGTTGTGGCGGATTGTGGATATTCGCTGGTTGGAGAAAAATGTGGGTGAAATGGCGGAGCAGGTAAATGATGCGGGACAAATTCTGCAAGAGATGGAATCCCGCACCATTCAACATCAACTACTAGTAATGATTTTCTGGTTGGTGGCAATGACCGGCCTCCTGTATTTCCTGGTTTAG
- a CDS encoding GAK system ATP-grasp enzyme, which produces MQKKYSPKIGVIGISGMWSSDHLADVIQGKTGFRMVINMEEVLFDMEQGTVTFQGQSLLDLDALIIKKLGAEYTPDLLSRLEVLRYVEDCGVQIFSRPESINKVLDRLSCTNQLFRSDIPIPSTVVTESMELAEQTARSMGKCILKPLYTSKARGMVVLDENNNIREKLEAYRTSGNRTFYLQKWIQIPGKDLGIVFLGGNYLATYARVANADSWNTTTRSGGHYEPYTPNPEIIELAKKAQEPFELDFTCVDLVEAPEGPRIFEVSAFGGFKGLKDAHGIDAAELYVDHVLEGLRHGKN; this is translated from the coding sequence ATGCAAAAAAAATACTCACCCAAAATCGGGGTTATTGGAATTTCGGGGATGTGGTCTTCTGACCATCTGGCGGATGTAATCCAGGGAAAAACCGGGTTTCGAATGGTAATCAATATGGAAGAGGTTCTTTTCGATATGGAACAGGGCACCGTCACCTTCCAGGGGCAAAGCCTTCTCGATCTTGATGCTTTAATTATTAAAAAACTTGGAGCTGAATACACACCTGATTTACTTAGCAGGCTTGAAGTCCTGAGATATGTTGAAGACTGTGGTGTTCAAATTTTCTCCAGACCCGAAAGCATTAATAAGGTACTGGACCGACTCAGTTGCACCAACCAGTTGTTTCGCTCAGATATACCAATTCCATCTACAGTGGTAACAGAAAGCATGGAATTGGCCGAACAAACTGCCAGAAGCATGGGCAAATGTATTTTGAAGCCCCTTTACACCTCCAAAGCCAGGGGTATGGTTGTGCTGGATGAAAATAATAATATTCGTGAAAAGCTGGAAGCCTACCGTACTTCAGGAAACAGAACTTTTTATCTGCAAAAGTGGATTCAGATACCAGGGAAAGATCTGGGAATCGTTTTTCTGGGGGGAAACTATCTGGCAACTTATGCCCGCGTTGCTAATGCGGACTCCTGGAATACGACTACCCGATCTGGAGGTCACTATGAACCTTATACACCCAACCCTGAAATAATAGAATTGGCTAAAAAGGCTCAGGAACCGTTCGAACTGGATTTCACTTGTGTTGATCTGGTTGAAGCACCTGAAGGGCCCCGTATCTTCGAAGTTTCTGCCTTTGGAGGATTCAAGGGATTAAAAGATGCCCATGGAATTGATGCAGCAGAACTTTATGTTGACCATGTCCTGGAGGGTTTGCGTCATGGAAAAAATTGA